From Bradyrhizobium symbiodeficiens, the proteins below share one genomic window:
- a CDS encoding HlyD family secretion protein: MLELMFCSLLTILPDYLYRRYGQGKRFGKEITFFSIWYELRWGITGCLMLTVSLITMIFYFHPATNSAAMYFRTVPILPEGSGRVSEVKVSYSQSVKKGDVLFTLDSSRQQAALETARSKVAEVDASLISARSDIVKAEAQLEEAKSSYQQAKDELEVKSELQRRNPGIVPQRDIEKLQVVVNGRQAGIDAANATRESASLRVSTLLPAEKASASAAMAQAQVDLDKTFVRAGVDGRVEQFLVRPGDLVAQIMRPAGVLIPEDAGKGRLQAGFGQIEAGVMKVGMVAEATCISKPWVIIPLVVTDVQDYIAAGQVQAGQELIELQNTRKPGSILAFLEPLYKGGLDGVTPGSSCIVNAYTGNHEEISAKETSTGRAIALHVVDGVGLVHAMLLRIQALLLPIKTLVLSGH, from the coding sequence ATGCTTGAGCTCATGTTCTGCTCCCTTCTGACCATCCTGCCGGACTACCTCTACCGCCGCTACGGCCAGGGCAAGCGCTTCGGGAAGGAGATCACCTTCTTTTCCATCTGGTACGAGCTGCGATGGGGCATCACCGGCTGTCTGATGCTCACCGTGTCCCTGATCACGATGATCTTCTATTTCCATCCGGCGACGAATTCGGCGGCAATGTACTTCCGGACGGTGCCGATTCTACCCGAGGGTTCTGGGCGCGTCTCCGAGGTCAAGGTCAGCTACAGCCAATCGGTGAAGAAGGGCGACGTCCTGTTCACGCTGGACAGTTCGAGACAGCAGGCCGCTCTGGAAACGGCCAGGAGCAAGGTGGCCGAGGTCGATGCTTCGCTGATTTCGGCGCGATCCGACATCGTCAAGGCCGAAGCCCAGCTGGAGGAGGCGAAATCCTCCTATCAGCAGGCCAAGGACGAACTTGAGGTGAAATCCGAGCTGCAGCGTCGCAATCCCGGCATCGTGCCGCAGCGTGACATCGAGAAGTTGCAAGTGGTGGTCAACGGACGGCAAGCCGGTATCGACGCCGCGAACGCCACCCGGGAATCCGCGTCTTTGCGCGTCTCCACGCTGCTTCCTGCGGAGAAGGCCAGCGCCTCGGCCGCGATGGCGCAGGCACAGGTCGATCTCGACAAGACCTTCGTTCGCGCCGGCGTCGACGGGCGGGTCGAACAGTTCCTCGTTCGGCCTGGCGATCTCGTTGCCCAGATCATGCGACCAGCCGGCGTGTTGATCCCGGAGGACGCCGGCAAGGGTAGGCTGCAGGCCGGGTTTGGGCAGATTGAAGCGGGGGTGATGAAGGTAGGGATGGTCGCGGAAGCGACCTGCATCTCCAAGCCGTGGGTGATCATCCCGCTCGTTGTCACCGATGTGCAGGATTACATCGCCGCCGGCCAGGTCCAGGCTGGCCAGGAATTGATTGAACTTCAGAATACACGGAAGCCGGGTTCGATACTCGCCTTCCTGGAGCCGCTCTACAAAGGCGGCCTCGATGGCGTGACGCCTGGGAGCAGCTGCATCGTCAACGCCTATACCGGCAATCACGAGGAGATCTCGGCGAAGGAGACCAGCACCGGCCGGGCCATTGCCTTGCATGTCGTTGACGGCGTCGGGCTGGTGCATGCGATGCTGCTCCGCATCCAGGCGCTGCTGCTGCCGATCAAGACGCTGGTGCTGAGCGGGCACTGA
- a CDS encoding SulP family inorganic anion transporter: protein MSAPSEPGWIRFFPPAGWLGAYQREWFPSDAVAGVTLAAYAIPVSLAYAALAGLPPQIGVYGYMLGGLGYALLGASRQLAIGPTSAISLMIAGTVGVLAGGDAIRYAQIASLAAFAVAVLCFIAWLFKLSVLVRLVSDSILVGFKAGAGLTIIASQLPSLLGVAGGGHNFFDRAIRLLGQISAINPLVLAVGAVALLLLLFGERLFPGKPVGITIVALAIATATLLGLPALGVPVTGKIPQGLPALGIPTFGLLEFDELFPLAAGCMLLAYIEGVSAARSFAAKHGYSLDVRQEFLGLGAANLAAALGHGYPVAGGLSQSAVNDSAGARTPLALVICSVTLGLCLLFFTGLLTNLPKAVLAAIVFAAVYKLVDVRALLRMWRVSRIDFYAAGIALIAVLLLGILQGVLLASIASILLLLARASQPHVAFLGRLPGSGRYSDSARHEGVEPLAGIIAFRPEASLLYINVETILDRVLAALGTSPGIRLVVCDLSASPYIDLAGAGMLHDLHDELASRKVTFCIVGAHAQLRDLLHAEGLANKTDSAQWLRSLDSVLGDEPTVTAQRTA, encoded by the coding sequence ATGAGTGCGCCGTCCGAGCCTGGATGGATACGGTTCTTCCCGCCGGCCGGCTGGCTTGGCGCCTACCAGCGAGAGTGGTTTCCCTCCGACGCCGTCGCCGGCGTCACGCTGGCGGCTTACGCCATCCCGGTCTCGCTGGCCTATGCCGCGCTGGCTGGCCTGCCTCCTCAGATCGGGGTTTACGGCTATATGCTCGGCGGCCTCGGCTACGCGTTGTTGGGGGCGTCGCGGCAACTTGCGATCGGGCCGACTTCGGCGATCTCCCTGATGATTGCAGGCACTGTCGGTGTGCTGGCCGGAGGAGATGCGATACGTTATGCGCAGATTGCGAGCCTTGCCGCCTTTGCAGTGGCAGTGCTGTGCTTCATCGCGTGGTTGTTCAAGCTGAGCGTGCTGGTCCGCCTCGTCAGCGACAGCATCCTGGTCGGCTTCAAGGCCGGTGCCGGGCTCACGATCATCGCAAGCCAGCTGCCGAGTCTGCTCGGCGTCGCCGGCGGCGGCCACAACTTCTTCGACCGGGCGATCAGGCTGCTCGGCCAGATCAGTGCCATCAACCCGCTCGTGCTCGCCGTCGGCGCTGTCGCACTCTTGCTGCTCCTGTTTGGCGAGCGGCTCTTTCCGGGGAAGCCGGTGGGTATCACGATCGTCGCATTGGCGATCGCGACAGCGACGCTGCTCGGCCTTCCGGCCCTCGGTGTGCCCGTCACCGGGAAGATACCGCAGGGGCTGCCGGCGTTGGGGATACCAACCTTTGGCCTGCTGGAGTTCGACGAATTGTTTCCGCTCGCCGCAGGATGCATGCTGCTGGCCTACATCGAGGGCGTTTCGGCCGCCCGCAGCTTCGCCGCCAAGCACGGCTATTCCCTCGATGTCCGGCAGGAGTTTTTGGGACTGGGAGCCGCGAACCTCGCGGCGGCGCTCGGGCATGGTTACCCGGTCGCCGGCGGCCTGTCGCAATCTGCGGTCAATGACAGCGCTGGCGCGCGGACGCCGCTGGCACTGGTGATCTGCTCCGTGACGCTCGGGCTGTGCCTTCTGTTCTTCACGGGGCTGCTCACCAATCTGCCCAAGGCGGTGCTTGCGGCCATCGTCTTCGCCGCCGTCTACAAGCTCGTCGATGTCCGTGCGCTCTTGCGGATGTGGCGGGTCAGCCGTATCGATTTCTATGCAGCGGGGATCGCCTTGATCGCCGTGTTGCTGCTCGGGATCCTCCAGGGCGTTCTGCTGGCTTCGATCGCATCGATCCTGTTGCTGTTGGCACGGGCCTCACAGCCGCACGTCGCCTTCCTCGGCCGCTTGCCCGGCAGCGGCCGTTATTCGGACAGTGCGAGGCACGAGGGTGTGGAGCCTCTGGCCGGAATCATCGCCTTCCGGCCTGAAGCCTCGCTGCTCTATATCAACGTGGAAACGATTTTGGACAGGGTGCTGGCTGCGCTCGGGACGTCGCCGGGCATTCGGCTGGTGGTCTGCGACCTCTCGGCCTCGCCCTATATCGATCTCGCCGGCGCGGGCATGTTGCACGACCTTCATGACGAGCTTGCCTCGCGAAAGGTCACTTTCTGCATCGTCGGGGCGCATGCGCAGCTCCGCGATCTCCTGCATGCCGAAGGGCTCGCGAACAAGACTGATAGCGCCCAATGGCTGCGCTCGCTCGACAGCGTCCTCGGTGACGAGCCGACCGTCACGGCGCAGCGAACGGCCTGA
- a CDS encoding aspartate:alanine exchanger family transporter: MQGFFTFLQQNPYLLLFFVVGLAVWIGRASIKGYGLGMVAGAIVVGAGLAVWSSSYGVKLELNNFAKSLFYYLFMYGVGLRVGPSFINSLKGDGIKFVFLAMVSSILGLALVVIFAKLFDLPTGAAGGMLAGSQTMSAAIGSAEQAITSGVVKLPAGMKAEDATGMIALSYGITYIWGTVGIILICKYLPRWWGVDAKAAAKQYEKEFGVKDLEGGGLTGYRQFGLRAYRLENPAQVGMSIAKFRSIHPEYRIVNVARGGEPQGADPEFVLLKGDVVALGGATEHLTDKMGLIGPEVADATALGIPMDQADILVTNKEMVGRTFESFRETAIAGQLQVTKVERGGVPLAAGLKTELQRMDIVSVVGLKSAVNELGEMWGRIARTNTSTDLLTLAVGMIIGFLIGMIEFPAFGAKIGLGNAGGLLLSGVIVSSLVSRLRFFGNTPNAARNVLEDLGLVVFVAIVGVNAGAGLLAQLTGAVALKIFIAGFIACTIPPFIVWAIGFHVFKINPAVLMGGVAGARSHSGPCREAAVEIQSSVPWIGFPVGYAVSGILLTVFGYFAMILAQ; this comes from the coding sequence ATGCAGGGCTTTTTCACGTTCTTGCAGCAGAATCCATATCTGCTGCTGTTCTTCGTCGTTGGCCTTGCCGTCTGGATCGGACGAGCCAGCATCAAGGGCTATGGCCTCGGCATGGTCGCCGGCGCCATCGTGGTCGGCGCCGGCTTGGCGGTGTGGTCCTCAAGCTACGGCGTGAAGCTCGAGCTCAACAATTTCGCCAAGAGCCTGTTCTACTACCTCTTCATGTATGGCGTAGGTTTGCGCGTCGGGCCGTCCTTCATCAACAGTCTGAAGGGCGACGGCATCAAATTCGTGTTCCTGGCGATGGTGTCGAGTATCCTCGGTCTCGCGCTCGTTGTCATCTTTGCAAAGCTCTTCGACCTCCCGACCGGCGCCGCCGGCGGCATGCTGGCGGGTTCGCAGACCATGTCAGCCGCGATCGGCTCGGCCGAGCAGGCCATTACCTCAGGTGTCGTGAAGCTTCCCGCAGGGATGAAAGCCGAAGACGCGACCGGCATGATCGCACTGTCCTATGGCATCACCTATATCTGGGGCACCGTCGGCATCATCCTGATCTGCAAGTACCTGCCGCGCTGGTGGGGTGTCGACGCGAAAGCGGCGGCGAAGCAGTATGAGAAGGAATTCGGCGTCAAGGATCTCGAAGGCGGCGGGCTGACTGGTTATCGACAGTTCGGCTTGCGCGCCTACCGGCTCGAAAATCCGGCCCAGGTCGGCATGAGCATCGCCAAATTCCGCTCGATCCATCCGGAATACCGGATCGTCAACGTGGCGCGTGGCGGCGAGCCTCAGGGAGCCGATCCCGAGTTCGTGCTGCTAAAGGGCGACGTCGTTGCGCTTGGCGGTGCAACCGAGCACCTGACCGACAAGATGGGCTTGATCGGCCCCGAAGTTGCCGACGCCACGGCGCTCGGCATTCCCATGGACCAGGCGGACATCCTCGTCACCAACAAGGAGATGGTTGGACGGACCTTCGAATCCTTCCGCGAGACGGCGATTGCTGGCCAGTTGCAGGTCACCAAGGTCGAGCGTGGTGGTGTGCCGCTTGCCGCGGGTCTCAAGACCGAATTGCAGCGGATGGACATAGTCTCGGTGGTCGGCCTCAAGTCGGCCGTCAACGAGCTCGGCGAGATGTGGGGACGCATTGCGCGGACCAATACGTCGACGGACTTGTTGACACTCGCCGTGGGCATGATCATCGGTTTCCTGATCGGGATGATCGAATTTCCGGCCTTCGGCGCCAAGATCGGCCTCGGCAATGCCGGCGGATTGCTGCTGTCAGGCGTGATCGTCTCATCGCTGGTCTCCCGGCTGCGTTTCTTCGGCAATACGCCAAACGCGGCGCGCAACGTGCTGGAGGATCTCGGTCTCGTGGTCTTCGTCGCCATCGTCGGAGTCAATGCCGGCGCCGGATTATTGGCACAGCTCACGGGTGCGGTCGCGCTGAAGATTTTCATCGCAGGCTTCATCGCGTGCACGATCCCCCCGTTCATCGTCTGGGCGATCGGCTTTCACGTCTTCAAGATCAATCCGGCTGTGTTGATGGGCGGCGTTGCCGGTGCGCGGTCTCATTCCGGTCCGTGCCGCGAGGCCGCGGTGGAAATCCAGAGCTCCGTGCCCTGGATCGGGTTCCCGGTCGGCTACGCCGTGTCGGGCATCCTGCTCACCGTGTTCGGCTACTTCGCAATGATTCTTGCACAATGA
- a CDS encoding decarboxylase: MSKDAKPAHKRIDQFFSGPGSRADEWRDLVEAAKVWARVGNRAVYDAALAELSVTEEFYGYPGLHLMAALREAASASDGATSLALATRITQALATRSFRQHAGDWSATDDGNGEALELVPPMFSAHTARRPYFETLIVTGVSSSQWPALAAEWRKLRRPIDGFIYEPVIVGSLEDAFCATMLNPNIAAVIINEGFGLRSRHNAPVLRSITASAGLNDESDASALRLAQIIKRVRPELDLYMISNRDVEELAGNPEANVVRRIFYSVEELLELHLSILEGIQDRYDTPFFDNLKKYAQRPIGTFHALPIARGKSIFKSDWIRDMGEFYGPNLFLAESSATTGGLDSMLEPTGNIKKAQEKAARALGADRVFFVTNGTSTSNKMAVQALLAPGDIAIVDRNCHKSHHYGMVLAGAQPLYVEAFPMTEYSMYGAVPLKTIKQALLGAKADGRLDRVKMVDLTNCTFDGHIYNTRRVMEECLAIKPDLIFLWDEAWFGFARFSPFLRRRTAMGAANDIEVWMHDPKSIAAYEKQQAELGKNPSDELLLKTRLIPDPRQIRLRVYQTNSTHKSMSAIRQGSMLSVKDVEFHTVEQQFKEAVFTHASTSPNQQLIASLDISRRQMELEGYGLVANAIEIAFAIRNAVNNNPLISRYFRILGADAMVPAQYRQSGFTDYLAAGVNWANTLKSLDEDEFCLDPTRMTLVCGTAGFDGTQFKGILANEYNIQVNKTSRNSVLVQSNINNTRSDVAHLIRVLAEIAGEVDRGLTQGGANAKKTFEARVKSLMTDVPDLPNFSHFHPSFRGDAGAKTNEGDIRTGFYAAYDAAGCEHIRLDDPEIDRRLKAGPELVSANFVIPYPPGFPIMVPGQVITQETIDFMRKLDVKEIHGYDAKEGLKLVRAEALAKIGRPKPGATPKLKAAS; encoded by the coding sequence ATGTCCAAGGACGCCAAGCCGGCGCATAAGCGCATCGATCAGTTCTTCTCCGGTCCCGGCAGCCGTGCGGACGAATGGCGCGACCTCGTGGAGGCCGCAAAGGTCTGGGCTCGTGTGGGCAATCGCGCGGTCTACGATGCGGCCCTGGCCGAACTCTCGGTGACTGAGGAGTTCTACGGCTATCCCGGCCTGCATCTGATGGCGGCATTGCGGGAGGCCGCGTCCGCAAGCGATGGGGCAACGTCGTTGGCCCTTGCGACGCGGATTACTCAGGCACTGGCGACCCGATCTTTCCGTCAGCATGCCGGCGACTGGAGCGCGACGGATGATGGTAATGGCGAGGCGCTCGAGCTGGTGCCACCGATGTTCAGTGCGCACACGGCACGCCGCCCCTATTTCGAAACCCTGATCGTGACCGGCGTGTCGTCAAGTCAGTGGCCCGCGCTCGCCGCCGAATGGCGCAAGTTGCGGCGTCCGATCGATGGCTTCATCTATGAGCCCGTCATCGTCGGCAGCCTGGAAGACGCATTCTGCGCGACCATGCTCAATCCCAATATCGCGGCCGTCATCATCAACGAAGGCTTCGGGCTGCGCTCCCGCCACAACGCACCCGTGCTGCGCTCGATCACGGCTTCGGCCGGCCTCAACGACGAGTCCGACGCCTCTGCGCTCCGGCTCGCCCAGATCATCAAGCGCGTCCGTCCCGAACTCGATCTCTACATGATCTCGAACCGCGACGTCGAGGAGTTGGCTGGAAATCCCGAAGCCAACGTCGTTCGCCGTATCTTCTACTCCGTCGAGGAGCTCCTCGAGCTGCATCTGTCCATTCTCGAAGGAATTCAGGATCGCTACGACACCCCGTTCTTCGACAATCTGAAGAAATACGCCCAGCGTCCGATCGGCACGTTCCATGCGTTGCCGATCGCCCGCGGAAAGTCGATCTTCAAGTCCGACTGGATCCGCGACATGGGCGAATTCTACGGACCGAACCTGTTCCTGGCCGAGAGCAGCGCCACCACGGGCGGCCTCGACAGCATGCTGGAGCCGACCGGCAACATCAAGAAGGCGCAGGAGAAGGCGGCAAGGGCACTCGGCGCCGATCGGGTCTTCTTCGTCACCAACGGCACCTCGACATCGAACAAGATGGCGGTCCAGGCGCTGCTCGCGCCGGGCGACATCGCGATCGTCGATCGCAACTGCCACAAGTCGCACCACTACGGAATGGTTCTGGCCGGTGCGCAGCCGCTTTATGTCGAAGCCTTCCCGATGACGGAATACTCGATGTACGGCGCAGTTCCGCTGAAGACGATCAAGCAGGCTCTGCTCGGCGCCAAGGCCGACGGCCGGCTCGACCGCGTCAAGATGGTCGACCTCACCAACTGCACCTTCGACGGCCACATCTACAACACCCGCCGGGTGATGGAAGAATGTCTCGCGATCAAGCCGGATCTGATCTTCCTGTGGGACGAAGCCTGGTTCGGCTTCGCGCGCTTCTCGCCGTTCCTGCGACGCCGCACGGCCATGGGCGCTGCCAACGACATCGAGGTGTGGATGCACGATCCGAAGTCGATCGCGGCCTATGAGAAGCAGCAGGCCGAACTCGGCAAGAATCCGTCGGACGAGTTGCTGCTCAAGACCCGGCTCATTCCCGATCCCAGGCAGATCCGTCTGCGCGTCTACCAGACCAATTCGACCCACAAGTCGATGTCGGCGATCCGGCAGGGATCTATGCTCTCGGTCAAGGACGTCGAATTCCACACGGTCGAGCAGCAGTTCAAGGAAGCCGTATTCACCCACGCGTCCACCAGCCCGAACCAGCAACTGATCGCCAGCCTCGATATCTCGCGGCGGCAGATGGAGCTGGAGGGGTATGGCCTCGTCGCCAATGCCATCGAGATTGCGTTTGCCATACGCAACGCGGTCAACAACAATCCGTTGATCTCAAGATACTTCCGCATACTCGGCGCCGACGCCATGGTGCCGGCGCAGTATCGCCAGAGCGGCTTCACCGACTATCTCGCGGCCGGCGTGAACTGGGCAAATACGCTCAAGAGCCTGGACGAGGACGAGTTCTGCCTCGATCCGACCCGCATGACGCTGGTGTGCGGCACGGCCGGTTTCGACGGCACGCAGTTCAAGGGCATCCTGGCCAACGAGTACAATATCCAGGTCAACAAGACCTCGCGCAACTCGGTCCTGGTCCAATCCAACATCAATAACACCCGAAGCGACGTCGCGCATCTCATCCGCGTCCTCGCCGAGATCGCGGGTGAAGTCGACCGCGGGCTGACGCAGGGCGGCGCCAATGCCAAAAAGACGTTCGAGGCCCGGGTCAAGAGCCTGATGACCGACGTGCCCGACCTGCCGAACTTCTCGCATTTCCACCCGAGCTTCCGCGGCGATGCCGGTGCAAAGACCAACGAAGGCGATATCCGCACCGGCTTCTATGCGGCTTATGACGCCGCGGGTTGCGAACATATCCGCCTCGACGATCCCGAGATCGATCGCCGGCTGAAGGCTGGTCCCGAGCTTGTCTCGGCCAATTTCGTCATCCCGTATCCGCCGGGCTTCCCGATCATGGTGCCGGGACAGGTTATCACCCAGGAGACCATCGACTTCATGCGCAAGCTCGATGTGAAGGAAATCCACGGCTACGACGCCAAGGAAGGGCTGAAGCTCGTACGTGCCGAAGCCTTGGCGAAGATCGGCCGGCCCAAGCCCGGCGCCACGCCGAAGCTGAAGGCCGCATCATAA
- the ppk2 gene encoding polyphosphate kinase 2: MAKDVTTERMKRKDYEKKLEKLQVELCHLQEWVKSKKLKVIIIFEGRDAAGKGGTIKALTEKVSPRVFRVCALPAPSDRQKSQLFMQRYIEQFPAAGEIVIFDRSWYNRAGVEYVMGFCTPIEHKRFLELCPLVEKFAVDAGIILIKLWLEVGMDEQELRFKARIEDPLRQWKLSPMDTQSFGRWYDYSRARDMMFEATDTKHAPWRLIRSDDKRRARLNVISHILRVIPYKKVARQKVKLPPRSHKGRYNDQASLRGMKFVEQRY; this comes from the coding sequence ATGGCCAAGGACGTGACCACGGAACGGATGAAGCGGAAGGACTACGAGAAGAAGCTTGAAAAGCTTCAGGTCGAGCTCTGTCACCTCCAGGAATGGGTCAAATCCAAGAAACTGAAGGTGATCATCATCTTCGAGGGGCGCGACGCCGCCGGCAAGGGCGGTACCATCAAGGCATTGACCGAAAAGGTCAGCCCACGCGTCTTCCGTGTCTGCGCCCTGCCCGCCCCCTCCGACCGGCAAAAATCCCAGCTGTTCATGCAGCGCTATATCGAGCAATTCCCGGCGGCCGGCGAAATCGTGATCTTCGACCGCAGCTGGTACAACCGCGCCGGCGTTGAATATGTCATGGGCTTCTGCACACCCATCGAGCACAAGAGGTTCCTGGAACTGTGTCCGCTGGTCGAGAAGTTCGCCGTCGACGCCGGCATCATCCTGATCAAGCTGTGGCTCGAGGTCGGGATGGACGAGCAGGAGCTCCGCTTCAAGGCGCGAATCGAGGACCCGCTGCGGCAGTGGAAGCTGAGCCCGATGGACACTCAGTCTTTCGGGCGCTGGTACGATTATTCGCGGGCGCGCGACATGATGTTCGAGGCCACCGACACGAAGCACGCGCCATGGCGACTGATCCGCTCCGACGACAAGCGACGAGCCCGTCTCAACGTCATCTCGCACATCCTGAGGGTCATCCCTTACAAGAAGGTCGCGCGGCAGAAGGTCAAGCTGCCGCCGCGGTCCCACAAAGGGCGCTACAACGACCAAGCCAGCTTGCGCGGAATGAAGTTCGTCGAGCAACGATACTGA